In Chloroflexota bacterium, one DNA window encodes the following:
- a CDS encoding methionine--tRNA ligase, translating to MTENILVSVAWPYANADIHVGNITGAYLPADVFARYHRLKGNRVLMVSGTDAHGTPITVRADAEGVSAQEIYERYHRRFLDLFVKFGLAYDLFTTTHTENHFKVSQDIFLALKENGYLYTQKEQQWYEPGKGRFLPDRYVEGECYICHFPNARGDQCDNCGNLLDSVQLINPRAKDGGQLELRETEHFYLDLGKLAPALSRYLNDGKEHWRPNVINRSRQDVADLHGRAITRDLDWGIPVPIDNWSGKCLYVWFEAVIGYFSASIEWSSNNGKPEAWKDWWYDKAAKTYYFIGKDNIPFHAVIWPAQLIGANRLYETDPAKTLNLPYDVPANEFLNLEGQKISGSRNWAVWGLDSAERYDPDALRYYLLANMPESKDADWSWSEFVARNNNELVATWGNLANRVLSFAYKNFEAEVPDPGPLRPEDRELIASINAGFESVGALLDAVKLRAALAEALRLASEVNRYLDVRAPWSEIKADRPAAAKTVYTALKAIDSLKVIFAPFLPFSSEQLHSYFGYPGALFGTQKIVTYEEPSRAHEALTYDPAGAVGKWQPSELRPHQVLRPPAPLFKKLEEKVAEEEVARLHGNT from the coding sequence ATGACCGAAAACATTCTCGTTTCCGTAGCCTGGCCTTACGCCAACGCCGACATTCACGTGGGCAACATCACCGGTGCTTACCTGCCCGCCGACGTGTTCGCCCGCTACCATCGCCTCAAGGGCAACCGGGTGCTGATGGTCTCCGGCACCGACGCACATGGCACGCCCATCACCGTCCGGGCGGATGCCGAGGGCGTGTCGGCGCAGGAAATTTACGAACGCTACCATCGCCGCTTTCTCGATCTGTTCGTCAAGTTCGGGCTGGCCTACGATCTGTTCACCACCACCCACACCGAGAATCACTTCAAGGTGTCGCAGGACATCTTTCTGGCGCTCAAAGAGAACGGCTACCTTTACACTCAGAAGGAACAGCAGTGGTACGAGCCGGGCAAGGGCCGCTTCCTGCCCGACCGTTACGTGGAAGGCGAGTGCTACATTTGCCACTTCCCCAACGCGCGCGGCGACCAGTGCGACAACTGCGGCAACCTGCTCGACTCGGTTCAACTGATCAATCCACGCGCCAAAGATGGCGGCCAGCTTGAACTGCGTGAGACTGAGCATTTCTATCTCGATCTCGGCAAGCTCGCGCCCGCGTTAAGCCGCTACCTCAATGACGGCAAGGAGCACTGGCGGCCCAACGTCATCAACCGCTCGCGGCAGGACGTGGCCGACCTGCATGGCCGGGCCATCACTCGCGATCTCGATTGGGGCATTCCGGTTCCAATAGATAATTGGAGTGGGAAGTGTCTCTACGTGTGGTTTGAGGCCGTTATTGGTTATTTCTCGGCTTCGATTGAATGGTCGAGCAACAACGGCAAGCCTGAAGCATGGAAAGATTGGTGGTACGACAAGGCGGCAAAAACATATTACTTCATCGGCAAGGACAACATCCCCTTTCACGCCGTCATCTGGCCGGCGCAACTCATCGGGGCCAACCGCCTCTACGAAACCGACCCGGCCAAAACCCTCAACCTTCCCTACGACGTTCCGGCCAACGAATTCTTGAACCTTGAGGGGCAAAAGATTTCGGGTAGCCGCAACTGGGCGGTGTGGGGCCTGGACTCTGCCGAACGCTACGACCCGGACGCTCTGCGCTACTACCTGCTGGCCAACATGCCAGAGTCCAAAGACGCCGACTGGTCGTGGAGCGAGTTTGTGGCTCGCAACAACAACGAACTGGTGGCCACGTGGGGCAACCTGGCGAATCGCGTCCTGTCGTTTGCTTACAAGAACTTCGAGGCCGAAGTGCCCGACCCCGGCCCGCTTCGCCCCGAAGATCGCGAGTTGATTGCCAGCATCAACGCCGGTTTTGAAAGTGTTGGCGCGTTGCTCGACGCGGTGAAACTGCGGGCGGCGCTGGCTGAAGCTTTGCGCCTGGCGAGCGAAGTCAACCGCTACCTTGACGTTCGAGCGCCCTGGAGCGAGATCAAAGCCGACCGGCCCGCGGCGGCCAAAACTGTGTACACCGCTCTCAAAGCCATCGACTCGCTCAAAGTCATCTTTGCGCCGTTCCTGCCGTTCTCGTCGGAGCAACTGCACAGCTACTTCGGCTATCCCGGCGCGCTCTTCGGAACACAAAAGATAGTGACTTACGAAGAGCCGTCTCGCGCTCACGAAGCGCTGACTTACGATCCGGCCGGCGCTGTGGGCAAATGGCAACCGAGCGAACTCAGGCCGCATCAAGTCTTGCGCCCGCCCGCGCCGCTGTTCAAGAAGCTGGAGGAGAAGGTGGCAGAGGAGGAAGTGGCGAGGTTGCATGGCAATACTTAA
- a CDS encoding glycosyltransferase family 39 protein — protein MAILKQGDKETRRQGDGFLLVSPSPLLLVSLIIAAYLAIGFQYALLTPAWQVPDEPAHYNYVRTIAEHGALPVLNVGDYDQTYLSQLTSQGFPPELSVDSVDYESWQPPLYYLLASPIFLLFDGALLPLRVFSLLLGAGVIVFAFLAVREAVGVTVGATHESPLPLLAAGFIAFIPQHVAMMAGVNNDSLSELLIAIGLWLILRINRQIWDLGFGILGFVIGLAFITKSQAYVLAPVAGLMLLLAWRRNLQLPITNNQLRSLSTRLVVVFIPALLIGSLMWWRNITVYGWPDFMAASRHNLVVADQPRTSQWVAEFGSTEVMRRFFQTTFQSFWGQFGWMGVVMDGRVYTVLLVYTLLLIGGLVIGYWRNRGLENSPREASNSLISNYYLLITSGLLTLGLYLYYNLSYVQHQGRYLFPALIPLGLAAAVGLSGWGGILSRLTRRDMSWVVGAVALIAMAALDVFALYRFIVPALR, from the coding sequence ATGGCAATACTTAAACAGGGAGACAAGGAGACAAGGAGACAAGGAGACGGGTTTCTCCTTGTCTCCCCTTCTCCCCTTCTCCTTGTCTCGCTTATCATCGCCGCCTACCTTGCCATCGGCTTCCAGTACGCCCTCCTCACCCCTGCCTGGCAAGTGCCAGACGAACCGGCGCACTACAACTATGTTCGCACCATCGCCGAGCACGGCGCTCTGCCGGTGCTGAACGTCGGCGATTACGATCAGACTTATCTTTCCCAGCTGACCTCACAAGGCTTCCCGCCCGAACTTTCGGTAGACTCGGTTGACTACGAGTCGTGGCAACCGCCTCTGTATTATTTGCTTGCCTCTCCAATCTTCCTTTTGTTTGATGGGGCGCTCTTGCCTCTGCGCGTGTTTTCATTATTACTCGGCGCGGGCGTCATCGTCTTTGCCTTTCTTGCCGTGCGCGAAGCAGTGGGGGTGACTGTAGGGGCGACTCATGAGTCGCCCTTGCCCCTGCTGGCCGCCGGGTTCATCGCCTTCATCCCGCAACACGTTGCCATGATGGCGGGTGTGAACAACGACAGCCTCTCCGAACTGCTGATTGCGATTGGCTTATGGCTAATCTTGAGAATCAATCGCCAAATTTGGGATTTGGGATTTGGGATTTTGGGATTTGTGATTGGCCTGGCCTTCATCACCAAATCACAGGCTTACGTGCTTGCGCCGGTGGCAGGGCTGATGCTGTTGCTGGCCTGGCGGCGCAATCTCCAATTACCAATAACTAATAACCAATTACGCTCACTATCCACTCGGCTCGTCGTCGTCTTTATCCCCGCCCTCCTCATCGGCTCGCTGATGTGGTGGCGCAACATCACTGTCTACGGCTGGCCCGATTTCATGGCCGCCTCCCGCCACAACCTGGTTGTCGCCGACCAGCCACGCACAAGCCAGTGGGTAGCCGAGTTCGGCTCAACCGAAGTAATGCGCCGCTTCTTTCAAACCACTTTCCAAAGCTTCTGGGGCCAGTTTGGCTGGATGGGGGTGGTGATGGATGGGCGGGTTTATACAGTGTTGCTGGTTTACACGTTGTTGTTGATTGGGGGATTGGTTATTGGTTATTGGAGAAATAGAGGATTAGAGAATTCTCCACGCGAAGCGTCCAATTCTCTAATCTCTAATTACTATTTACTAATTACTTCCGGCCTCCTCACCCTCGGCCTCTATCTTTACTACAACCTCTCCTACGTCCAGCACCAGGGCCGCTACCTCTTCCCGGCGCTGATTCCGCTTGGGCTGGCGGCGGCGGTGGGGCTAAGTGGCTGGGGCGGGATATTGAGTCGGCTGACCCGGCGAGACATGAGTTGGGTCGTTGGGGCAGTCGCCCTGATCGCGATGGCCGCGTTAGATGTGTTCGCCTTGTATCGCTTTATCGTCCCCGCCCTTCGTTGA
- a CDS encoding LysM peptidoglycan-binding domain-containing protein gives MKSLASVILALSLLASLALPVSAQTCATQHTVKLGENLFRIGLKYGVSWPDIAKANNLADGNKIKGGQVLCIPAKTTSPVISPSPTVIPTFTITGVVRDQTITIQTSNFPANQKFDVLMGPIGTHGVNGTKVTTTDSGAGGSFTATYNIPANLRGAAQIAIRLQSTSGYFAYNWFHNNSTIR, from the coding sequence ATGAAATCCCTGGCCTCCGTTATCCTCGCTCTGAGCCTGCTGGCATCATTGGCTCTCCCTGTCTCCGCGCAAACCTGCGCCACACAGCACACCGTAAAACTTGGCGAGAACTTGTTTCGCATCGGCCTGAAGTACGGTGTGAGCTGGCCCGACATTGCGAAGGCCAACAACCTGGCAGACGGCAATAAAATCAAAGGCGGCCAGGTGCTGTGCATCCCGGCCAAGACCACGTCGCCGGTCATCTCCCCGTCCCCGACCGTCATCCCCACATTCACCATCACCGGCGTCGTGCGCGATCAAACGATCACCATTCAAACGTCCAACTTCCCGGCCAACCAGAAGTTCGATGTGTTGATGGGGCCGATTGGCACACACGGCGTGAACGGCACGAAGGTGACCACCACCGACTCTGGCGCTGGCGGTTCGTTCACGGCAACCTACAACATCCCTGCCAACTTGCGCGGCGCGGCGCAGATCGCAATCCGGTTACAGAGCACCTCGGGCTATTTTGCTTACAACTGGTTCCACAACAATTCGACGATCAGGTGA
- a CDS encoding CinA family protein has protein sequence MPEPSLEAQIGALLAERKLTLAAAESCTGGLIAHRLTNVPGSSTYFLGGVVAYAYDAKEHLLGVHHATLYDHGAVSKETAIEMARGARRIFSADIAVAVTGIAGPGGGLPNKPVGLTWIALSTREGETAQQFIWGKDREGNKAESAEAALRMVWDYLQGTSGE, from the coding sequence ATGCCTGAACCCTCACTCGAAGCCCAAATTGGCGCCCTCCTCGCCGAACGCAAACTCACCCTGGCCGCCGCCGAATCCTGCACCGGCGGCCTGATCGCCCACCGCCTTACCAACGTCCCCGGCAGTTCAACCTACTTTCTCGGCGGCGTGGTGGCCTATGCCTACGACGCCAAAGAGCATTTGCTCGGCGTGCATCACGCCACGCTTTACGATCACGGCGCGGTGAGCAAAGAGACGGCGATTGAAATGGCTCGCGGTGCGCGGCGCATCTTCAGCGCCGACATTGCCGTGGCCGTCACCGGCATTGCCGGGCCGGGCGGCGGCCTGCCCAACAAACCGGTCGGCCTGACCTGGATCGCTCTCAGCACCCGCGAGGGCGAAACGGCGCAACAATTTATCTGGGGCAAGGATCGGGAGGGGAATAAAGCCGAGTCAGCTGAGGCGGCGTTGAGGATGGTTTGGGACTATTTGCAGGGAACAAGCGGCGAGTGA
- a CDS encoding type II toxin-antitoxin system VapC family toxin, with translation MITSAELLAGCRNQSEQRRVERELALYSMLWIDEEISKTALGLYRQFHLSHGAGFFDCLIAATAQVHGLQLATLNTRHFAPFPNIEPRRPY, from the coding sequence GTGATCACTTCCGCCGAGTTGTTGGCTGGCTGCCGCAACCAAAGCGAACAGCGGCGAGTGGAACGCGAATTGGCTTTATACTCAATGCTCTGGATTGACGAAGAAATCTCAAAAACGGCTCTTGGTCTTTATCGCCAGTTCCACCTGAGTCATGGCGCGGGTTTCTTCGATTGCCTCATCGCCGCCACTGCTCAAGTGCATGGGTTGCAACTGGCAACTCTCAACACCAGACATTTTGCGCCTTTCCCGAATATTGAACCTCGGCGGCCTTACTGA
- a CDS encoding ribonuclease J produces the protein MANKLRIIPIGGLGEVGKNMMVFEYGRNALIVDTGLMFPENDMLGIDYIIPDYSYLRDKADIIRGIIITHGHEDHTGAIKHVIEELNAPIYATPLTRGLLEVKLRDAKLLDKATLNTVQAGDTVTIGPFTVEFFHVCHSIPDCVGLGITTPVGLVVHSGDYKIDHTPVDGWVTDFSKLGEFASRGVLALLSDSTNAAKPGWTPSEAVIDGALDKVLRDAPGRVIIATFASLISRIQQVVNACVRNDRKMTLVGTSMVENAKMAQKLGYLEAPDGLLISMDQALNMADDKVVIMTTGSQGEPSSILGRLSVGRNRQFDLKEGDTVVISAHPIPGNEEMVSRTINRLFQRGANVIYDPILPVHVSGHASSEEQKLFINLVRPKFFVPIHGELRQLHQHAALAREVGIPDENIAVIENGTVVEFAEDAMNIGERVPGGYVYVDGTGVGDIGPEVMRERENLARDGFVVVNLLVDRKTRKLVEKPLILSKGFVFVRDSEELFSMAAKKAEVAAFNANGAGMARSVEERLSEFFYSEMKRRPMVFAIVNEV, from the coding sequence ATGGCAAATAAATTACGAATTATCCCCATCGGGGGACTCGGGGAAGTGGGCAAGAACATGATGGTGTTCGAGTACGGGCGCAACGCCCTGATCGTGGACACCGGCCTCATGTTCCCCGAAAACGACATGCTGGGGATTGACTACATCATCCCCGACTACTCATACTTGCGCGACAAGGCCGACATCATTCGCGGCATCATCATCACTCACGGCCACGAGGATCACACCGGCGCCATCAAGCACGTCATCGAAGAACTGAACGCGCCGATCTATGCCACGCCGCTCACCCGCGGCCTGCTGGAAGTGAAACTGCGCGACGCGAAGTTGCTGGACAAGGCAACGCTCAACACCGTGCAGGCCGGCGACACCGTCACCATCGGCCCGTTCACCGTCGAGTTCTTCCACGTTTGCCACAGCATCCCCGACTGCGTCGGCCTGGGCATCACCACGCCGGTCGGCCTCGTCGTCCACTCTGGCGACTACAAGATCGATCACACCCCGGTGGACGGCTGGGTAACCGACTTCTCGAAGCTGGGCGAGTTTGCCAGCCGGGGCGTGCTGGCCCTGCTCTCGGACTCGACCAACGCCGCCAAGCCCGGTTGGACTCCATCAGAGGCGGTGATTGATGGCGCGCTCGACAAGGTCTTGCGCGACGCGCCGGGCCGGGTCATCATTGCCACGTTTGCCTCGCTCATCTCGCGCATCCAGCAGGTGGTGAACGCCTGTGTGCGCAACGACCGCAAGATGACGCTCGTCGGCACCTCGATGGTCGAGAACGCAAAAATGGCCCAGAAGCTCGGCTACCTTGAAGCCCCTGACGGTTTGTTGATCTCGATGGATCAGGCCTTAAACATGGCCGACGACAAGGTGGTGATCATGACCACCGGCTCCCAGGGCGAGCCGTCATCCATTTTGGGCCGCCTCTCGGTAGGCCGCAACCGGCAGTTCGACTTGAAAGAGGGCGACACGGTGGTGATCTCGGCCCACCCGATTCCGGGCAACGAAGAGATGGTGTCCCGGACGATCAACCGTCTCTTCCAACGCGGGGCCAACGTGATCTACGACCCCATCCTGCCCGTCCACGTTTCCGGCCACGCCAGTTCCGAAGAACAGAAGCTGTTCATCAACCTGGTGCGGCCCAAGTTCTTCGTGCCCATTCACGGCGAACTGCGCCAACTGCACCAGCACGCGGCCCTGGCCCGCGAGGTCGGTATTCCTGATGAAAACATCGCCGTGATCGAAAATGGAACCGTCGTCGAGTTCGCCGAAGACGCGATGAATATTGGCGAGCGCGTGCCGGGCGGCTACGTTTACGTGGACGGCACCGGCGTGGGCGACATCGGCCCCGAAGTGATGCGCGAGCGCGAGAACCTGGCCCGCGATGGCTTCGTGGTCGTCAATCTGCTGGTGGATCGCAAGACCCGCAAGCTGGTGGAGAAACCGCTCATTCTCTCGAAAGGCTTTGTCTTCGTGCGCGACTCGGAAGAGTTGTTTTCGATGGCGGCTAAGAAAGCCGAGGTGGCCGCTTTCAACGCCAACGGCGCCGGCATGGCTCGCTCGGTCGAAGAGCGCCTCTCGGAGTTCTTCTATTCAGAGATGAAACGCAGACCGATGGTGTTTGCGATTGTGAACGAGGTGTAA
- a CDS encoding MFS transporter codes for MSLDSSVSIKRPRTVAYLVGYYAAFIGLGLMSAILGPTLPGLAAQTRTTLSEISVLFVAKSVGYIAGSLLSGRLYDRLPGHPILALAVLLATASLILIPFTPLLWVLFVVILALGMAEAAIDVGGNTLLVWVFGEKVGPYMNGLHFMFGAGAAIAPLIVARVILLSGGITWAFWVLAFLVFPAALWVSRVPSPAAHVAARAAREDRVNYVLVALVAAFFFLYVGAEVGFGSWIFTYATRLKLADEATAAYLTSAFWGALTAGRLLAIPVAARLRPRTILAIDLLGCLFSVGLILGWADSAVAVWVGAGGLGLFMASVFPTTLTFVERRMTITGGLTSLFFVGGSLGAMFLPWLIGQLFERAGPPVTMMIVFSALLLDAVVFVALMIYAPRRSQS; via the coding sequence ATGTCTCTGGATTCTTCAGTTTCTATCAAACGGCCCCGAACAGTTGCCTATCTGGTCGGCTATTATGCGGCTTTCATCGGCCTGGGGCTGATGAGCGCGATTCTGGGGCCGACATTGCCCGGCCTGGCCGCGCAGACTCGAACCACGTTGAGCGAAATCAGCGTGTTGTTCGTCGCCAAGTCCGTCGGCTACATCGCTGGTTCACTGCTGTCGGGCCGTTTATATGATCGCCTGCCCGGCCATCCCATCCTGGCTCTGGCCGTTCTGCTTGCCACCGCCAGCCTGATCCTGATCCCTTTCACGCCGCTGTTGTGGGTGCTGTTCGTCGTCATTCTGGCTTTAGGCATGGCCGAGGCCGCCATTGATGTTGGCGGCAACACCTTGCTCGTCTGGGTGTTTGGCGAAAAGGTCGGGCCGTACATGAACGGTCTGCATTTCATGTTTGGGGCCGGGGCGGCCATCGCGCCGCTGATCGTGGCCCGGGTCATCTTGTTGAGCGGCGGCATCACCTGGGCATTTTGGGTGCTGGCTTTTCTGGTCTTCCCGGCGGCGCTGTGGGTGTCGCGCGTCCCCAGCCCGGCGGCACATGTTGCGGCGAGGGCGGCGCGCGAAGATCGAGTCAACTATGTTCTGGTTGCTCTGGTCGCGGCCTTTTTCTTTTTGTACGTTGGAGCCGAGGTGGGGTTTGGCTCATGGATCTTCACGTACGCAACAAGGTTGAAGCTGGCTGACGAGGCCACTGCCGCTTATCTCACCTCGGCGTTTTGGGGCGCGCTCACGGCAGGCCGCTTGTTGGCGATTCCGGTTGCGGCGCGACTCAGGCCGCGCACAATTTTGGCGATTGATTTGCTGGGATGTTTGTTCAGCGTGGGCCTGATTCTGGGGTGGGCCGACTCGGCGGTGGCGGTTTGGGTCGGCGCGGGCGGCCTGGGCCTGTTCATGGCCTCCGTCTTTCCTACCACCCTCACCTTCGTCGAGCGGCGCATGACGATCACCGGCGGCCTCACCAGCCTCTTCTTTGTCGGCGGAAGTTTGGGCGCGATGTTTCTGCCGTGGCTGATCGGGCAGTTGTTCGAGCGCGCCGGCCCGCCGGTGACGATGATGATTGTGTTCTCGGCGTTGTTGTTGGATGCGGTTGTGTTTGTGGCGCTGATGATTTACGCGCCGAGGCGGTCTCAATCGTAA
- a CDS encoding DUF4349 domain-containing protein, giving the protein MKRIVITITLLATLLLAACGGAASPLPRESVVSGEAAPSTGFSAPAGLPAQVAPAADGAFYAPEAQDVASTVALADRLVIKNANLSITVDDTTASVDVISHLAESLGGYVVSLNTFQTTYGPDAKPAQQANLTIRVPSDKLNEVLSQIKGMAVEVKSETISGQDVTSEYTDLRSRLTNLEAAEKQLQSIMAEATKTEDVLAVYNQLVYTREQIEVIKGQMKYYEESAALSAINLDLIPNIATQPIEVGGWHPDGVAKQAIEDALRFLQNFTDGLIYFGIARLPFLLIVGLPALFVGRMFWRRTKKNAPKAATTGTD; this is encoded by the coding sequence ATGAAACGCATCGTTATTACAATCACCCTCCTTGCAACTCTGCTCCTCGCCGCCTGTGGCGGCGCGGCCAGCCCGCTCCCGCGCGAAAGTGTAGTCAGCGGCGAAGCCGCACCTTCCACCGGGTTCAGCGCCCCCGCCGGGCTACCTGCTCAGGTAGCGCCTGCCGCCGACGGGGCCTTCTACGCCCCCGAAGCTCAGGACGTTGCCAGCACCGTCGCCCTTGCTGACCGTCTCGTCATCAAAAACGCCAACCTGTCCATCACGGTAGACGACACAACAGCCTCGGTAGATGTCATTAGCCATCTGGCCGAGAGTCTGGGCGGTTACGTCGTTTCGCTCAACACCTTCCAGACCACTTACGGCCCGGACGCCAAACCCGCCCAACAGGCCAACCTGACTATCCGCGTGCCGAGCGACAAACTCAATGAAGTGCTAAGCCAGATCAAAGGGATGGCCGTCGAGGTGAAGAGTGAAACCATCTCCGGCCAGGACGTGACCTCTGAATACACCGATCTGCGAAGCCGGCTGACCAACCTTGAAGCCGCCGAGAAACAGTTGCAGTCCATTATGGCCGAAGCCACCAAAACCGAAGACGTGCTGGCCGTGTACAACCAGCTTGTTTACACCCGCGAGCAAATTGAAGTGATCAAGGGCCAGATGAAATACTACGAAGAGTCGGCCGCGCTCTCGGCTATCAACCTCGATTTGATCCCGAACATTGCCACCCAGCCGATTGAAGTGGGCGGCTGGCATCCGGACGGCGTCGCCAAGCAGGCCATCGAAGATGCCCTGCGCTTCCTGCAAAACTTCACCGACGGCCTGATCTATTTCGGCATCGCCCGCCTGCCCTTCCTGCTCATTGTCGGCCTGCCTGCCCTGTTTGTTGGCCGCATGTTCTGGCGGCGGACGAAGAAGAACGCGCCGAAAGCGGCCACGACCGGAACCGACTAA
- a CDS encoding DUF4349 domain-containing protein, protein MKTKLFTLTVICVLALAACGGAAATPEPSFAANLASATAAPAATEAPALAGGGGATTVERLVIKNASLSIVVDDPTAAVRSITSLAEGTGGFVVSTNTFRITTGPDAKSVQQANIAIRVPSGQFNSVLEQIRAMAVEVQNENISGQDVTADYVDLRSRLKNLEAAEAQLQSIMEKATKTDDVLNVYNQLVSTREQIEVIKGQMKYYEEAAALSSINIELTPNIVTQPIEIGGWHPEGTVKQAIEVLVRIVQSLVDLVITLGIICGPFAVVLGLPALFGWRWWWNRRQKAKAAEAQQK, encoded by the coding sequence ATGAAAACCAAACTATTCACCCTGACTGTCATTTGCGTTTTGGCCCTGGCCGCCTGCGGCGGAGCGGCGGCAACGCCTGAACCTTCTTTTGCCGCCAATCTAGCGTCGGCTACTGCGGCACCTGCCGCCACAGAAGCCCCGGCGCTGGCTGGCGGCGGCGGAGCAACCACCGTCGAACGCCTCGTTATCAAAAACGCCAGCCTGTCAATTGTGGTGGATGACCCGACCGCAGCCGTGCGGAGCATCACCAGCCTGGCTGAAGGCACGGGCGGGTTTGTCGTGTCCACCAACACATTTCGGATTACCACCGGCCCTGATGCGAAGTCTGTCCAACAGGCGAACATAGCGATCCGTGTGCCGAGCGGGCAGTTTAACAGCGTGCTGGAGCAAATTCGGGCGATGGCCGTCGAGGTACAGAACGAAAACATCTCCGGCCAGGACGTGACCGCCGACTACGTTGACCTGCGAAGCCGCCTGAAGAATCTGGAGGCCGCCGAAGCTCAATTGCAGTCCATCATGGAGAAGGCGACCAAGACTGACGATGTGTTGAATGTTTACAACCAGCTTGTGTCCACTCGCGAGCAGATCGAAGTGATCAAAGGCCAGATGAAGTATTACGAAGAGGCCGCGGCTCTGTCGTCCATCAACATTGAACTCACGCCAAACATTGTCACCCAGCCCATCGAAATCGGCGGCTGGCACCCTGAAGGCACGGTCAAGCAGGCCATTGAAGTTCTGGTTCGCATCGTGCAAAGCCTGGTTGACCTCGTGATCACCCTGGGCATCATCTGTGGGCCGTTCGCCGTCGTGCTGGGCCTCCCAGCCCTGTTCGGCTGGCGCTGGTGGTGGAACCGCCGCCAGAAAGCCAAAGCGGCGGAGGCGCAACAGAAGTAA
- a CDS encoding metallophosphoesterase family protein — MRVLIISDIHGNLTALETVLADAANDYDTVWCLGDLVGYGPDPNECVNRIRALPNLTCLVGNHDRAAIGNIDISAFNVDARLAIAWTQRALTNETRDYLINLPERSLHGDYTLVHASPRQPVWEYILDRHTADQNFAHFNTPYCVVGHTHMPIMYIKLNGDVMEMRANYDEILALGNDRIIINPGSVGQPRDSNPDAAYAMLDFETHHWEFRRVPYDIAATQARMSDAGLPSRLIARLQKGW; from the coding sequence ATGCGCGTTTTGATTATTTCCGACATTCATGGCAATTTGACTGCCTTAGAGACGGTGCTGGCCGACGCCGCCAACGATTATGATACGGTGTGGTGCCTGGGCGACTTGGTGGGCTACGGCCCCGACCCGAACGAGTGCGTCAACCGCATTCGCGCCCTGCCCAACCTGACCTGCCTGGTGGGCAACCACGACCGGGCCGCCATCGGCAACATTGACATCTCGGCCTTCAACGTGGACGCCCGGCTGGCTATTGCCTGGACTCAGCGGGCGCTGACAAACGAGACTCGCGACTATTTGATCAACCTGCCGGAGCGCTCGCTTCACGGCGATTACACCCTGGTTCACGCCAGCCCCCGCCAGCCGGTGTGGGAGTATATTCTCGATCGCCACACCGCCGACCAGAACTTCGCCCACTTCAACACGCCTTACTGCGTGGTCGGCCACACCCACATGCCCATCATGTACATCAAGCTCAATGGCGACGTGATGGAAATGCGAGCCAACTATGACGAGATTCTGGCTTTGGGCAACGACCGGATTATCATCAACCCTGGCAGTGTGGGCCAGCCCCGCGACAGCAACCCCGACGCCGCCTACGCCATGCTCGATTTTGAGACCCACCACTGGGAATTCCGGCGCGTGCCTTACGACATCGCCGCCACTCAGGCCCGCATGTCCGACGCCGGTCTCCCCTCCCGCCTCATCGCCCGGTTGCAAAAAGGCTGGTAG
- the tsaE gene encoding tRNA (adenosine(37)-N6)-threonylcarbamoyltransferase complex ATPase subunit type 1 TsaE, which produces MVNVIIAQVTDRLELSTHSPAQTQQIGNRLGQLLQPGDVICLAGELGAGKTTLVVGIGHGWGALEAVNSPTFVFVNEYSNAGGGRLYHVDAYRLRDAADAESIGLPEMLNDTAGTLLIEWPERALACLPPERLWIELTWTGEETRALRIEASGERYRQLIKMMG; this is translated from the coding sequence ATGGTCAATGTTATAATCGCCCAAGTGACTGACAGGCTCGAACTTTCCACCCACAGCCCGGCTCAAACACAACAGATCGGAAACCGGCTGGGCCAGTTGCTTCAGCCCGGAGATGTGATCTGCCTGGCGGGCGAGTTGGGGGCCGGGAAAACGACTCTGGTGGTGGGAATCGGTCATGGCTGGGGAGCCTTGGAAGCGGTGAACAGCCCCACCTTTGTCTTCGTCAACGAATACAGCAACGCCGGGGGAGGCCGCCTCTATCACGTGGACGCTTACCGTTTGCGAGACGCGGCAGACGCCGAGAGCATTGGCCTGCCTGAGATGTTGAACGACACGGCCGGCACCCTTCTCATCGAGTGGCCGGAGCGCGCCCTGGCCTGCCTGCCGCCTGAACGGTTGTGGATCGAGTTGACGTGGACGGGCGAAGAAACAAGGGCACTGCGGATTGAGGCGAGCGGTGAACGATACCGACAGTTGATAAAAATGATGGGATGA